The genomic window GGAGGTTTTCTCGCCTTTGTAAATACGGTACAAATTTTTTTGGTTCCTAAATTCTACTGGTAAGTAAAGTTTAGTAGTATCCTTTCGACAGTAGTGAGAGGGCAGTGCTGGCAACTTCTTGATGAAGTTTATAACGCTTTGTCGTGTAGTTTCCTTAGTTTTATTAGCAGGTATAATTTTACCTCTTAGATCATCTTTTGCAGATCCCTCAATGGAATTTGTTAGTGTATAATGTACATAAGTTTGTGTAATATCTAGGGTGTTAAGTAGAAACTGCTGGCAGACTCTTCGTCTATCTTCGTTATCATTAATGTAATATTCGTACGAAAAAGAACGTTTCCCACTATCTTTTGAACGTTTTCTCTTGATTGAATTTCGTCGGCTCATATTTACAATCCAATCGCGTTGTCTAGCACTACTCAAACTCCAAAAATGATGAAACAATGATAATCTTCGTTCTTCGGTTACATTCTGGCAGCCATTGCCGCATTTTTTCCCGATACAAGGATTAGGTTTAATTTCTCTTTTAGAACGTATTATTCCATCTGCTCGGGTATACTCTTGACCTCTATTTTTAAGATCCTTTCTATTCTTTCTATAATTTATTCGTTTTGTTCTTTTACCTTTTTCGCCAACTATGTCAATATCATCTGTTTTACTGGCTAACTCCTTACTTACCTTCTGTGTTTTTTTGACTATCTTTTTCTTAGGCCTCTTATTATGGGTAGATGTATCTGAAGACGTGTTACCTGTATCACTCCACGAACTAGAACCATCAGTAAAAAACGGGTCTTCATTATCGGAGATAAATTCACAATATGTATTTTTGTTAAGTCTGGGTCGTTTGGATCGTTTTGTATTTTGCTTAATATTAATAGGATCAGAAGCAGCATCTTTGGCGACTAAATTTTCCATTGTGTTCGTTATTACATTGCTATCAATTACATTGCTATCAATAGTCCGTTGAAACTCTGCAACAGTGTCAACTGAAATAAAAGAGatgatattttatttatatttcataataGGGCTAATATAACAAGAATGAATAATAGAAAGACTGATAATAAATTATCATGAATGTACATACAAATGAAGCACCCAAAACGTTCGCAAGTTGAGCATTTCAGAGCCGTGTAATGATAATGTTTGCTATAGTGTATCGTCTACCCTTTTCTAAAATGATATTTAAAACTCAAATCATCATCTATCTTTTATCAACTAGCTGAATATTGCAaattaatattattgaaaataacaaATTCCAATACGAACCTATTCCTTCCAAGGTTGGTGGAGTCTCAGTATTATGGCCATCGGTATTATTGTTTTGCAAACATTCTATTTGTGGGACATCGGTGTTTTTGTGTATTTCTGAAATAAATTACTACAATTTATTTCTCAAACTATTGTATCCATTAGTACTTGTGTAGAGACAAGCTTTGTGTTCATAACATATCTCAAGAAAAATTTAGTCCAAACAGTAAACACTCgtcatttactttaaatataacAGGTAGTAGCCTACGTTTCAATCCCACCAATGCGTTTATTGGAAACAAAAGCCGCTTTTATCCTTATAAAGGCAGATGACGACATAGGCGAAAATGGAGTGAAAATCATACAATGGTAAATATAgtgaataaataattattaaatataatacataCCTGATTTACTTATTGACTGatgatttttataaaatattctagAAGATGAAACATGATCACCCATATTTTCAATGCTTGTCAAGGGTTGATTATTATCCAATAATGAAGTTAATTCCGACGATTGTTGTTCCTGTGTAGGGTTTGATGCTATTTCGTCTTCGAAGGATAATTTACGTTTAGCCCGTACCTGAGAGAATTCGGATAttacttttttataaaacttcCTACGGTCCATCATCACGTaactgtaaaaaagtttttgaattagGCAGTTAATGAATAAGTATGACAAATTTAATAGATAAACaactattttatatttaaaataataccaTAGACTAATAATAAATCGgatacttttaaaataattaataaacaaaaggTAATAATTTACTTACTCGGTTCTACTATCAACCTTATCGACAAGTCTCAACAAACGTGATCTCTCCCCGTAACGGCTGATCACTGACTGAAGCGACCTTTGATTGGTACTTCTATTTATAACTTCGCCACTTGCAAAAAATTCGTTAAAAAAACGTTACTTTAAGCGACACGTTAATTAAATAATCAGAAAAATGTATATCTTAAACGGCACTAAACATCATTTACAATTGAAGTCAAAACAATTTAGGCGccatttataaaaattgtaatgctgtcggttaatttaaaaacatttgtGATAATTTTTTATACGTTACATTAAGCGACACTTCGTATTTTATTAGACATCTTGCAAAACAAATTGAACGCCATTCAACCCATTCTGAAAATATGAGGAAAACACATTAAATACGCGATCTGCAATACATGTTAGATAGGAAAAATAATTTAAGTCACCTACCACTAACTAGTATGAACACAGAAAAACACTTTAAGTATTATTAGTAACATATTTCAGGGTAAGGAAAAACAATTTCACCACCTCTCGCTAGCTAAAAAGGAAAAGCTTAAACAATTGGAATGCCAAATATATCAAACGGGTGTTAACTTAAGAGCAACCTATACGGAAATTGACAAAATTTTGTGTCGGTACAATTATCGGTGATAAAAAATGATTCACAAAACTGCAATACTTTAAGCGACATCAAAGTCCTCACAGAGTGATGAAACTATTACCAATCGACGCAGAAAAAAATGCTGATTTCAGTGATATATAAATGTCATTTTTGACCAAAATGTCGCTTAAAGTGTTTTGCTTTTCCACCGTCGATATAAGTCTCTTAATTATGCAGATCTAAGTA from Diabrotica virgifera virgifera chromosome 5, PGI_DIABVI_V3a includes these protein-coding regions:
- the LOC126885409 gene encoding uncharacterized protein LOC126885409, with the protein product MMDRRKFYKKVISEFSQVRAKRKLSFEDEIASNPTQEQQSSELTSLLDNNQPLTSIENMGDHVSSSRIFYKNHQSISKSEIHKNTDVPQIECLQNNNTDGHNTETPPTLEGIVDTVAEFQRTIDSNVIDSNVITNTMENLVAKDAASDPINIKQNTKRSKRPRLNKNTYCEFISDNEDPFFTDGSSSWSDTGNTSSDTSTHNKRPKKKIVKKTQKVSKELASKTDDIDIVGEKGKRTKRINYRKNRKDLKNRGQEYTRADGIIRSKREIKPNPCIGKKCGNGCQNVTEERRLSLFHHFWSLSSARQRDWIVNMSRRNSIKRKRSKDSGKRSFSYEYYINDNEDRRRVCQQFLLNTLDITQTYVHYTLTNSIEGSAKDDLRGKIIPANKTKETTRQSVINFIKKLPALPSHYCRKDTTKLYLPVEFRNQKNLYRIYKGEKTSEGIDYVSEKIFLNIFNTEFNIGFHIPKKDKCLKCIKFDAANTEESKAEKEDHLMEKKASKERYSFHREMSQKRTDLICTSFDLQKVLNTPHGESMLLYYSRKYAVYNLYFYENGSREGFCYIWGETEGKRGSNEIASIIQKYIDLVDARISVKHLILNSDSCPGQNKNRIILSAIHNALKNCENIVSIQMNYLLPGHTEMSVDSMHSVIEGAVKKYYCMGPFAMGYSLSVS